From the genome of Ptychodera flava strain L36383 chromosome 13, AS_Pfla_20210202, whole genome shotgun sequence:
CGTTATGTTCTGCaggtaaatttgacatgcaaCGGAAATTTCGTGCTACGTTGCAAACGTGACTCTTCGTCAGTTTCTGGTGAAAGTTTCCCGAAAAAGAGAGAAAGGGACAGGCGAATCAAATATGTTTCATGATATTGCCGTGTggatgacagcaacaaaaacgACTTCGACAAGAATACATGTAACAACCATAACAAGTGTATTTGATGCTGCTATTTAAGTATCGCAGTAGTTGCTGATATGATAGTGTAACTTCGATTCCATTGACTCGTAAACAACTACAACCAAATCTCACCGACGTTCTTTTAAAAAAGCCTTTCAGATGAGCTTATCCGTTATCTCAGCTCGTCTGATGCCACCTGGGTAATATGCGCCCCTGATTGCGTTGAGAAGATTCAAGAGGCTGTCGCACACGTTACCCGTGTGAAGGTATGTAATTATTGATTGctttacttgtttgtttctgttgttTAAGAAGACCCTATAGCATGGAGACTTCTTCAAAAGACGTCTGTAGAAATGCAGAAGAAAATGTTGTGACAagtgatggcatcggtgacattgggccttagttagtgaccactacctatctgacttacagattgatatatggcgggtgccacatgtggggcaggatgcgcttactattttcgaaacacctgacatcacttcttggtcttttggccataggtccatatatctttctttcatgaatttgactttgtttgtaccgtctatttactgtctgttctgtgctgttttgtgtctatgtttacaactattgtcttacaaattttgacctagtgttattggattatggattggtatgattgcgattattttactgaTAATAAGATTAGCAAAAATCACAGATAGTATGAAAAAACCTATAAAATTGTATTGTAGTATACCAAGATGTACAATTCTATATATCAAAAACATCAAGTACATGTAGATACAGATGACAAAATATCTAATCAGATAAAAAATACGTATGCAAAAATAGccagaaagatagatagatagatagatagatagatagatagatagatagatagatagatagatagatagacgcATTTACATACATGCAAAGATACCCATTATTATGCTCTTAATGATATGATGACATTATCACAttacctacctgcctacctacctacttacctacctataCCTATACCTATCTACCCACCAACCTACAAATGTACCTACCTACCCTGCCTACTTGCCTTCccacctgcctgcctgcctacctactTTCCTACCTAcatgtacctacctacctttcTGTCGATCTGCCTGCCTGCCCGCCTATAGCTACACACCTACTTAGCTAGCTCGATACCTAGCTAGCTACTTATCTACCTACGTGTACCTACTAATCTACCtacttcctacctacctacctacctacctacctacctacctacctacctacctacctacctacatgtaAATACCTTcctacatacaaacacacatgccacacacacatacatacaaaccaATGTCTCCGTCATAAATATTCACAGCAAGGATGTTCATTGGTAAAAAGGAAAATGAACTAGATAACTAATATCGGCCACTCTTATTTAGGGTATTTTTGTCATGGGTAATGAAAGCGTCGGCGGGTGCACACTTTTTACAAAGTTAATTGGAGACGACGGTTCAGCATTTCCATCAGACCTCAAGGTGAACCCTAAACAGGATGTTGCAGCATTACTGTTTTCCAGTGGAACCACTGGTCCACCAAAAGGAGTTATGCTGACACATTACAATGTCATAGCAAGTGTGCATTTGCAATCGTAAGTGACAAACACTCGGATCTTTAAAATGTATATGTGTCATGCTAATCCATACTTTAAAGCAATTACATCACATGTAAACAGCGACAGCCGTACGTGATTTATTCTCCTTCTTCGATCTGTGACTGTATTTTTCTACCAATGGTCTCCTCACCTTAACTTAAATAATAGTCGCAAACTCTTCAGCACATTGCCATAGCTAGCATCTATAATCTGTCTTAAAACACGGATCACTAATTACACGCGATATCTTACACAATGCGAATAGCCTAATATAACAGTCTGATTACGTCAATACCATACCTTAAAACAAAGTTTGTCAAGACGTTGCAGTGCACTGTATTTAATATTATTAATATGTACAGCTAAACAGAGTAAGTGATGATTTTGCCAATGCGTGTGAATTCAGACTTTTTGATTATTATACATATGGGGACATGGTTTCCAAATATGAAACAACTGTAACGTCAATGATCCGTGACAGTGTTACCAACTTTGACCTCATACTGTAACTTCACTGAGTtgccattgattttgacaatcAGGGCCAGCGTGAGGAtgcagcatgctagcagggtacgcgtACCCATTCCGGTCACCTGGTACCACCATTTATGATTGTATTCGTGGTTCAACATGGTTCTTCAttatcttgtaattttttttctttttaacattTAATACTTAAGGACCTGGTTATTTATTACCTTGTATGATTTGGattattgaatttgttttgacGTCATTGTTACCTATGTACATTACTCCCTTTTAGGGTTCCTGGGTTTCTAAAATTTGAATCAGGTGTGGACATCATCCCTGCAATTATACCATTCTTTCACGTTGCTGGATTGGTTGGAGTCCTCTCGCTGGGTCTAAAACAGGGCATTAGGCTTATCACGCTTCCAAAATTTGAACCTGAGACGTTCCTAAGAACTATCCAAGAATATAAGGTGAGTTTTTTCTTGAAGACGAGCTCTTGGACAGATAAATGTTATCATTGTACAATTTGCTAACGTTTTTTACATAATGGGTTGCCAATAGGTTGATTTTGGATCAATCAAAATCATCGGAGCATTGATTAACCTGTAGTAAGCAGGATACAGAAACAATTCCGTCAAGTAAGAACTTATATCATATATGCTCACATAACTAATGAGTCACCAAAATCCATTCGTCAGCATTCTCCACTGCAAAGCTTTATTTGATTACCTATGTAAGTCTTAACATTTTGCTATGGTTTCTGCACATCAACACAGTCACTCTACCGCAAACACACACTCAAATTGAGGTCTGTGATGGTGTAGCAGCAATACAAGCTAGTTCTGTGCCATAGAAAGTAGGAGTATAAGCCGAGAAAAGCTTAAGGTTAGCATACTAAACACAACAGAAGTCTATTGCAAATTTGTACAAGATACATTTTATcaatcaaaaatacaatttttgatttattttcgtTATCTTTAATGCATGTGATTTGGGCAAATTTCTTGGAAATTGTATTTGATTTCCTTAGAATATAGCGGGGCTAACATAGTTGAAGTTTGCCTATTGACTTGGTGTAAGTTTCTTTTGTAATTCGTCTTTATACCAGCGTACTTAAAATAAGAGAAACATACATGTCCCTATATACACCCTCTATTCTCAAGTAGTTTAACCTTCACCCCTATTAAATAACAATTGACCTAGTTTCATTCAGATACAGCTATGATGTTTTCTTGTTCAAATACAACAGCGAAGGTCAATGCCGTTTTGGAAGAGTTCCGTTCATCGCTTAAGTTCGATATCTTGATAATTTAAAGTAGATATATGGAATACCCAACACTGTGAAAAGTTCCATTTAATAGCAATCTATGAACTGCATGCTGCATGAGCATGAAAAGTGTAACAACATATTTTCATGGGGTGCTAATTAGGTCAACATACCGCTTTAACCCtttaagtgctgtaatttttcccacctaaattttagtgcaacattttacaaattttcatgaattttctgtaattgtttttgtaattttggagcaaaaggacataacttttcattgactacaatgttttatcaaaattttggggaaaatttgaaaataaattgtcttgatctgaaaaaaaaacgtttgcattatattttatgaaggcaacaaaagttgactttggtactcaaagggttaatgcaaaAGCATAGTTATGGTGATCGGACATGCATCTGAATATAACATTTCCCTTTGCTCAGGTTTCTTCAAAGTAGGCATTTCTTCTTACACTAATTTTTACTAGTAAATTAATTTATCGAACATTTCGAGGTAAAATTAAATCCCTAAAAATAATTAAGCTAATTATCCGACAGAGGACTTTAATGTTTCATTTTAGCTACAACAAATAATGTgaaacaagcatattactgTAGCTGTAGATTTGATCTCGGATTTGTCATTGCCATCGAAATTGTGTAAGTTTACCGTCTACTTTTCAGAGTGACAATcataatagtaaaatgacaaacGCCCCATGCGTTGCATTTCCTATTAAAAGAAATACCCCAATTTGATCCTCACGAACTCTTTTACATAACACTTCGTTTCTGCTTTGAGAATTTACTAAGTTCAAGTGACCCCTCTTCCATTGTTAAATCATTTGTGCCATTACATATCAATAGCTGTGAAAACGATATCTGTCCCTTCTTCCAGAAAGAGATGCGTAAAATTGATCGCAGGAaatgaaaatatagaaataaacaTGAAAAGAATCATCTAAGATATTTATGGTTGTGGTAATGTAATACAATAGTGATTGCCAtccaaaagttttcatttttgaattgAACTCCTGgttatttaaaaaagaaaagttttatcgTCCAAACTGATGACATCCAACACGTTTCATTCTTTGAGCACATTTTTGTTATTTGTAAGTCATATAAATCTTTGACTTTGGAATCTAATATGCAGAGTATCAAGGATATTCTCTTTTACGTTTATCATGATGTATGGAAAAACAACAAATAGTTTTATTTATATTACCCTCTTTAGATATTCAAAGCATAGCTGCTAACACAGGTTGTGTTAAAATACTGGCAGGTGTACAACTTAATTTATATTAcatataattacataataaaatatatgctGAATAAGTAGTGTAAGATTCACTGCATTGTGATCAAAGtcattgacaaaaaaattggcTAGACCGCACACAACCATGTGATATTTTGGATTAGACCATCGCCTTTGGGTAAAATATTAGTAGATTTTGCAATCATCAAGTTATAGCAACTTATTCTGTGGCAGAAAGCCTAACTTGAATAAACAAATGTGAAATTAGATTTCAAAGATTGCATTCAAGTGTTGAAGGTGAACTTTAGTTCTGACCGAGACATTTAGTTAATCGAGGTATTGCGTGCTATAGCGCAAGCCACTTTAACTATTATCAATTTGTTAACCTACATGcagcaatatcacagtgttctTGGTTATAGAATTTCACAGCTAATTCACGtcttatatattatataactttaatatttctaGTATTTCAACActataaaaattgtttttgcaAATGCTCATAGGTATGTTGCAGGATCAAAttatcgaaaaaaaaaacatcatccTAAGCCAAATATATTTCAATTCAACAAAATGCTCTACAATATTAAATTCGCTGGAGTGAACAAAGCGTACTTTTGGAAGATAGCACGTAACAAAATATGCAACCAATGCACGAAGATTTGTGAGCGAGAGTGCAGTAGCGGCCTATATCAATGTATCCACCGGGCAATATCAGTACACGTGACAGGACTATATCACTTAAGCCATGTAATATCACTGTTTGTTCTATATCATATGAGGGAGTTTCAAACCATCATAATAACTGGATAATAATTAAGGTGCAATAAAGGTTTTCAATGCCTTATGTAGCCAACTTAGCTTTCTATACCATAATGCTTCTCTTGTCATCAAAGTAATTTCTGCTAATTAccgaaatggaaaaaaaaaacaataatgaaATTGGACATAAACTTTTTCAGTAAGTGTACATATCCTATATTTTGACTACATTTAGGCTACTCGGATACTCACTGTCCCGCCACTGGTTTTCTTTCTGGCTAATCATCCGTTAGTTGATCGATATGATCTTTCTTCCGTGAGCGATATCATATGCGGTGGTGCTCCAACAGGTCCAGCCATCATCAAAGCTGTTAGAAAACGCCTCGGCCAATCAAATATCCCAGTGAGAGAAGGTAAGTAGTGGTCATTGAACGATACTGTAAATACCTATAATAACTGTCGCTTGAGTCAAGTGACACAAGAGTGTGGTTCACCTCAATAAAGTCAGAGGCATGGGGAATCAACCTGCAGGCCTGGTTTATTGAACTGCtcatcaaatcaaaatgaattttttaatgGTTTCTCTTGACGTGCTCCAATTCTGTGGGCATgtaatatcaaaaaatataataaattgaagaaCTAAACATCAGCAAACCGTTGCACCGATCGTTAGGTGAGCGTCTTTTGCCAGCCAGTAACTCAGGTGCagagaaaagccaggcgactaGGGGGCCAATCTACTGTTTTCCCTACTTCGTAGGGCTGATCATTCATTACTTTGAGAATTccagttttcatttttgttgagcGTAATATCAAAATCTTTACATTTCCATGAAGAACCATAAGAAAAAAGTCGTCTTTATTGTGATAATACACTGCTAAGAgcactttttttgttttttattgactCAGTTTTTGGCATGACTGAACTGTCTTCCTTAACAACTATTGTTACTACTGATGAGGAATTCGAAATTGGATCAGTAGGAACGCTGCTTCCCAACACAACAGCAAAGGTAGAACACACTTGGTATAATGCTTTTTAAGTCGGACTTTTAGAGTGTCAAGAAGATCTTTTAAATGCTTTCATAAAGTTGCAGAGCAACGCAAACTAAATCATAGGATATGATATCCGTGATGTCTAACGTTGGAAAACTGGCGATAAGGTCCCGACCGCACCCTCGAATATTGTAATTACGAAACGTCCTTCGGAATTCGTAGATTTGTGGAAGCGGCCTCTCAGAGCAGTATTTTTAATGGCcgaaaacatgtttgtcattcaTGAAATTGTTGTGATTGAAATGTGAAGTTTTCATGTCACAATTATATTAATCAAAATTAACTCTTAAAATAACTCTTACGGTATAGCAAATGACAAAACAAATCATTACGATGAATCTAACGTTTGCCAAATTTGAACGCAGGTGATTGATTTAGAGACTGGAAAAACTCTAGGAGTTGGAAAGGAAGGAGAAATATGCTTCCGTGGTCCACAGGTCATGAAGGGATACCGAAACAACATCGAAGAAACAAGGAAGATGATTTCAGAAGATGGATGGCTTCGTACTGGTAATTGAAATGCCCTTGATGTTGTAATGTCTGGatttaaacgggaagttacaggaccgtgggcgcacaatagggggtTTACTTGATGTCGCAACTACTttcatacactgggcgggagtttttgaattctcggAGCATCGCTTTGAACGTATGATACATTTGAATAATTATGATAGGCACTTTTGTGACATATTCAAAGAGGGATCAAATGGTTCGTACAAGgaacatattttgaaacatatgcgtttTCGGACAAAAGACGGAACGattattcagtttattttcgactcaagtttagtcgctacAAATTCACAgatatcatatgcaagattcaatgataattaacgcctgaaacatggcaaaattatgggattctgggaccaaacaccgcacgtccgatcagtagcgtggctttttcacatttgcatagatttacgataatccggctttttaggggaagttcctgtttaacaAACTACTCATCCCGAGCTGTCTGTCTTTGGTATGCATGCATGACACGCATACGTGCATGcataaaaaaat
Proteins encoded in this window:
- the LOC139148062 gene encoding luciferin 4-monooxygenase-like, which gives rise to MSVLSVGGVVTTTNPLCSADELIRYLSSSDATWVICAPDCVEKIQEAVAHVTRVKGIFVMGNESVGGCTLFTKLIGDDGSAFPSDLKVNPKQDVAALLFSSGTTGPPKGVMLTHYNVIASVHLQSVPGFLKFESGVDIIPAIIPFFHVAGLVGVLSLGLKQGIRLITLPKFEPETFLRTIQEYKATRILTVPPLVFFLANHPLVDRYDLSSVSDIICGGAPTGPAIIKAVRKRLGQSNIPVREVFGMTELSSLTTIVTTDEEFEIGSVGTLLPNTTAKVIDLETGKTLGVGKEGEICFRGPQVMKGYRNNIEETRKMISEDGWLRTGDIGFYNEKGHFYVVDRLKDLIKYKAYQVAPTELENLILSMPGVKEVAVIGLPHDEAGELPKAFVVPKSDNIKPEDVMKFVEGKVIPQKKLRGGVEFVDEIPKSASGKILRRVLKARK